In the Populus trichocarpa isolate Nisqually-1 chromosome 1, P.trichocarpa_v4.1, whole genome shotgun sequence genome, one interval contains:
- the LOC7492016 gene encoding 7-deoxyloganetin glucosyltransferase: protein MADKPHAVCVPFPAQGHINPMLKLAKILHFNGFHITFVNTEYNHRRLLRSRGASSLDGLPDFQFETIPDGLPPSDADSTQDILTLCYSTSKTCLAPFRDLIAKLNSSSVIPQVTCIVSDAIMNFTLDAAEEFGIPDALFWTPSACGVLGYSKCRLLFERGLTPVKDVSYLTNEFLETAIEWIPGKENIRLRDLPSLVTTADVDEINLIITLIERTSRASAVIFNTFESFERDVLDALSTMFPPIYTLGPLQLLVDQFPNGNLKNFGSNLWKEEPGCIEWLDSKEPNSVVYVNFGSITVITPQQMMEFAWGLANSNKPFLWIIRPDLVEGESAMLPSEFVSETKKRGMLANWCPQELVLKHPSIGGFLSHMGWNSTMDSICAGVPLICWPFFADQQTNCMFACTEWGIGMQIDNNVKRDEVEKLVRELMEGEKGKDMKRKAMEWKTKAEEVTRPGGSSFENLEALVKVLACKQTC, encoded by the exons atggctgATAAACCTCATGCTGTGTGCGTCCCTTTTCCAGCCCAAGGCCACATAAACCCAATGCTCAAACTAGCAAAAATCCTCCACTTCAATGGCTTCCACATCACCTTTGTTAATACTGAATATAACCACAGACGCTTACTCAGGTCTAGAGGCGCCAGCTCTCTTGATGGCTTGCCAGACTTTCAATTCGAAACTATCCCTGATGGTCTTCCACCATCAGATGCTGATTCCACTCAAGACATCTTGACTCTTTGTTACTCCACCTCCAAGACTTGCTTAGCCCCATTTCGTGATCTTATTGCCAAACTCAACTCTTCCAGTGTTATACCCCAGGTAACATGTATTGTCTCTGACGCTATAATGAATTTCACTCTTGATGCAGCTGAAGAATTTGGAATTCCTGATGCACTGTTTTGGACTCCTAGCGCCTGTGGTGTTTTGGGCTACTCAAAATGTCGTTTACTTTTTGAAAGAGGCTTAACACCTGTTAAAG ATGTGAGTTATCTAACAAATGAATTCTTAGAAACAGCTATAGAATGGATTCCAGGAAAGGAAAATATCCGTTTGAGGGATCTTCCAAGTTTAGTTACAACTGCAGACGTGGACGAAATCAATTTGATTATAACACTAATAGAAAGAACTTCAAGAGCTTCTGCTGTCATTTTTAACACATTTGAATCCTTCGAACGAGATGTTTTGGATGCTCTCTCCACAATGTTTCCTCCAATTTACACTCTCGGTCCTCTTCAATTGCTTGTTGATCAGTTTCCAAACGGTAATCTGAAAAATTTTGGTTCAAATCTTTGGAAAGAAGAGCCTGGGTGCATTGAGTGGCTTGATTCAAAAGAACCAAACTCAGTGGTTTATGTAAATTTTGGTAGCATCACTGTAATAACACCACAGCAAATGATGGAATTTGCTTGGGGGCTAGCCAACAGCAATAAACCTTTTTTATGGATTATAAGGCCTGACCTAGTTGAAGGCGAATCTGCGATGTTGCCATCTGAATTTGTATCTGAAACGAAGAAGCGAGGCATGTTAGCAAACTGGTGTCCTCAAGAACTAGTCTTGAAGCATCCTTCCATTGGAGGGTTTTTAAGTCACATGGGGTGGAATTCTACAATGGATTCTATCTGTGCTGGTGTGCCACTTATTTGTTGGCCGTTTTTTGCTGATCAACAGACCAACTGTATGTTTGCTTGCACTGAATGGGGTATTGGCATGCAGATTGATAACAACGTGAAAAGAGACGAAGTGGAGAAACTTGTGAGGGAGTTAATGGAGGGAGAGAAGGGAAAGGATATGAAGAGGAAGGCAATGGAATGGAAAACCAAAGCGGAGGAAGTCACTAGGCCTGGTGGTTCCTCCTTTGAGAACTTGGAAGCATTGGTGAAAGTTCTTGCATGCAAGCAGACATGTTAG
- the LOC7461678 gene encoding uncharacterized protein LOC7461678, which produces MMSKCFSFTASRDWFYRYSFAKAGLRAHSANLGDGTIMHCWVPRIIKSSKPSLLLLHGFGANAMWQYGQHLHIFTSRFNVYVPDLLFFGESYTSRPERTESFQAQCVMRLMEAHGVHRMNLVGISYGGFVGYSMAAQFQEKIEKVVLCCAGVCLEEKDMDNGLFAVPNLDEAASILLPQTAEKLRELMRFSFVKPAIGIPSFFLTDFIDVMCTDYVKEKRELIQAILHGRNLSVLPKITQPTLIIWGEKDQIFPVELGHRLKRHVGESSQLVIVKNAGHAVNLEKAKEFAKHLKSFLIDSAASPSPSPGSLTDFIHDKNEG; this is translated from the exons ATGATGTCAAAATGTTTCAGCTTTACAGCATCCCGGGATTGGTTCTACCGCTACTCATTCGCCAAGGCCGGTCTTCGTGCCCACTCCGCTAATCTTGGAGATGGCACCATTATGCATTGTTGGGTACCAAGAATCATCAAATCATCGAAACCCAGTCTTCTGCTTCTCCATGGCTTTGGAGCCAATGCAATGTGGCAATATGGTCAGCATCTCCATATCTTCACATCACGTTTCAATGTCTATGTTCCGGACCTTCTTTTCTTCGGTGAGTCCTACACATCCAGGCCTGAAAGAACCGAGTCTTTCCAGGCTCAATGCGTTATGAGGCTAATGGAGGCACATGGGGTGCATAGAATGAATCTTGTTGGGATCAGTTATGGAGGATTTGTGGGGTATAGCATGGCTGCACAGTTtcaagagaaaatagaaaaagttgTGTTGTGTTGTGCTGGGGTTTGCTTGGAAGAAAAGGATATGGACAATGGTTTGTTTGCTGTTCCAAATTTGGATGAAGCAGCCAGCATTTTGTTGCCACAGACAGCAGAGAAATTGAGGGAGTTGATGCGGTTTTCGTTTGTCAAACCTGCCATAGGCATACCGTCTTTCTTTCTCACAGATTTTATTGAT GTCATGTGTACAGATTATGTTAAGGAGAAGAGGGAATTGATCCAAGCCATACTTCATGGTCGAAACCTTTCTGTTCTACCAAAGATCACACAG CCAACATTAATAATATGGGGAGAGAAAGATCAAATCTTCCCTGTGGAATTGGGGCACAGATTGAAAAG GCATGTGGGAGAAAGTTCTCAGTTAGTGATCGTTAAGAATGCAGGACATGCAGTTAATTTAGAGAAGGCCAAGGAATTTGCTAAGCACTTAAAATCATTCCTCATTGATTCAGCCgcatctccatctccatctccagGATCCTTGACAGATTTCATCCACGACAAGAATGAAGGATGA
- the LOC7461677 gene encoding probable disease resistance protein At5g63020 has protein sequence MGNFCSISISCDKLLSGCLDFTFRKAVYISKLKENVDGLKIAVEELTDLHNDVTRRVKVDEEQQLKQLDQVQRWISRAKAAIDKANELLREDSQEIERLCLRGYCSKNYKSSYRFAKEVDKRLRDVADLKANGDFKVVAEKVPAASGVPRPSEPTVGLESTFNQVWTCLREEKQVGIVGLYGMGGVGKTTLLTQINNESLKTPDDFDIVIWVVVSKDLKLNTVQESIGRNIGCSDDLWKNKSLDEKAVDIFNALRHKRFVMLLDDIWERVDLKKLGVPLPDMNNGSKVVFTTRSEEICGLMDAHKTMKVDCLAWDDAWDLFQKKVGDQTLCVHTDIPKLARNVAKECGGLPLALITIGRAMACKKTPQEWRHAIEVLRKSASEFSGMGDEVFPLLKFSYDNLSKQKIRTCFLYCSLFPEDFLINKNDLIDYWIGEGIFDGSDGREVVENWGYHVIGCLLHACLLEDKDDCVRMHDVIRDMALWIASDIERDQQNFFVQTGAQSSKALEVGKWEGVRKVSLMANHIVHLSGTPNCSNLRTLFLGSIHLNKISRGFFQFMPNLTVLDLSNNNSLLGLPRDVWKLVSLQYLNLSRTGIKELPTELNELVKLRYLNLEYTHSLYLLPHGVISGFPMMRILRMFRCGSSEQAAEDCILSRDESLVEELQCLEELNMLTVTIRSAAALERLSSFQGMQSSTRVLYLELFHDSKLVNFSSLANMKNLDTLHICHCGSLEELQIDWEGELQKMQAINNLAQVATTERPFRSLSSVYVENCLKLSNLTWLILAQNLTFLRVSNCPKLVEVASDEKLPEVPELVENLNPFAKLKAVELLSLPNLKSFYWNALPLPSVKDVRVVDCPFLDKRPLNTSSANHQNDCIGRQNW, from the coding sequence ATGGGAAACTTTTGCTCGATCTCCATATCATGCGATAAATTACTCTCTGGTTGCTTGGATTTCACTTTCAGAAAAGCTGTCTACATATCCAAGCTTAAAGAAAATGTCGATGGTTTGAAGATTGCAGTGGAAGAACTAACAGATCTACATAATGATGTGACGAGAAGAGTGAAAGTTGACGAGGAGCAACAATTGAAGCAGCTAGACCAAGTACAAAGGTGGATTTCAAGGGCAAAAGCTGCTATAGATAAAGCTAATGAATTGCTAAGAGAAGATTCTCAAGAAATTGAAAGACTGTGTCTTAGAGGTTACTGTTCCAAGAACTACAAGTCAAGCTACAGGTTTGCCAAAGAAGTGGATAAGAGGCTACGGGATGTGGCTGATTTAAAGGCCAACGGAGATTTCAAAGTGGTGGCTGAGAAGGTTCCTGCAGCTTCAGGAGTTCCAAGGCCCAGTGAACCAACAGTGGGGTTGGAGTCAACATTCAATCAGGTGTGGACCTGCctgagagaagaaaaacaggTGGGAATTGTTGGGTTATATGGAATGGGGGGTGTCGGAAAAACTACCCTCTTGACTCAAATCAACAACGAGTCTCTCAAGACACCCGATgattttgatattgtgatatGGGTAGTGGTGTcaaaagatttgaaacttaacaCTGTTCAAGAAAGCATAGGGAGAAATATAGGCTGTTCTGATGATTTGTGGAAGAATAAAAGCCTTGACGAAAAAGCTGTGGACATATTTAATGCCTTACGCCATAAAAGGTTTGTGATGTTGTTGGATGATATCTGGGAGagggttgatttaaaaaaacttggagTTCCTCTTCCTGATATGAACAACGGTTCCAAGGTAGTTTTCACAACTCGTTCCGAAGAAATTTGCGGCCTGATGGATGCTCACAAAACTATGAAGGTAGATTGCTTGGCATGGGACGATGCTTGGGATTTGTTTCAGAAAAAAGTAGGAGATCAAACTCTTTGTGTTCATACTGATATTCCTAAACTCGCAAGAAATGTTGCCAAAGAATGTGGAGGTTTGCCCCTGGCGCTCATCACTATTGGTCGGGCTATGGCTTGCAAGAAAACACCTCAAGAATGGCGTCATGCTATCGAGGTCTTAAGGAAATCAGCTTCAGAATTTTCAGGCATGGGAGATGAGGTATTCCCTCTGTTGAAGTTTAGTTATGATAATctatccaaacaaaaaataagaacttgTTTTCTGTACTGTAGTCTCTTTCCAGAGGACtttctgataaataaaaatgatctgATAGATTATTGGATTGGTGAGGGAATTTTTGATGGAAGTGATGGCAGGGAAGTGGTAGAGAATTGGGGGTATCACGTTATCGGTTGTCTTCTCCATGCATGTTTATTGGAAGATAAGGATGATTGTGTGAGAATGCATGATGTGATTCGCGATATGGCTTTGTGGATAGCATCTGATATTGAAAGGGATCAACAAAATTTTTTCGTGCAAACTGGAGCTCAATCAAGTAAGGCTCTGGAGGTTGGAAAATGGGAAGGTGTCAGAAAGGTTTCGTTGATGGCAAATCATATAGTACATCTTTCAGGAACACCAAACTGCTCCAATCTTCGAACTTTGTTTCTTGGTAGTATTCATTTGAATAAAATCTCCAGAGGTTTCTTCCAATTTATGCCTAATCTAACAGTTCTAGACTTGTCAAATAACAATTCATTACTCGGATTGCCTAGGGATGTTTGGAAGTTGGTTTCGTTACAATATCTGAATCTTTCACGGACAGGCATAAAGGAGTTGCCAACAGAGTTGAATGAATTGGTAAAGTTGAGATATTTGAACCTGGAGTATACGCATTCGCTCTATCTACTACCACACGGAGTGATATCTGGCTTCCCGATGATGCGTATATTAAGAATGTTCCGTTGTGGTTCTTCTGAACAGGCAGCTGAAGACTGTATTCTTTCAAGAGATGAATCCTTGGTAGAAGAACTGCAGTGCTTGGAAGAACTGAATATGCTGACTGTCACCATAAGAAGTGCTGCTGCTCTTGAGCGATTGTCAAGCTTCCAAGGGATGCAGAGTTCTACTCGAGTTCTATACCTCGAGCTTTTCCATGATTCAAAGCTAGTTAATTTTTCATCATTAGCAAATATGAAAAATCTGGATACTCTGCACATTTGTCATTGTGGGAGTTTGGAAGAGTTGCAGATTGACTGGGAAGGGGAACTACAAAAGATGCAAGCTATCAACAACCTTGCCCAAGTGGCCACAACCGAGAGACCCTTCCGCAGCCTCTCCAGTGTATATGTAGAAAATTGCTTGAAATTGAGTAACTTGACATGGCTTATACTTGCTCAAAACCTTACATTTCTTAGGGTATCAAACTGCCCTAAACTGGTAGAGGTAGCAAGTGATGAGAAACTACCTGAGGTTCCTGAGTTGGTGGAAAATCTAAACCCGTTTGCAAAACTCAAAGCTGTGGAATTATTATCCTTGCCAAATCTCAAAAGCTTCTATTGGAATGCCCTGCCACTACCATCAGTGAAGGATGTCCGAGTTGTTGACTGCCCGTTTCTGGATAAGCGGCCTCTCAATACTAGCAGCGCCAATCACCAAAATGACTGCATAGGGAGGCAAAACTGGTAG